The Fusobacterium varium sequence GTAAGGTCTTACTCTCATTTTAACTAGTTCATGAACTAATCTCTTCATTACATGTACACAGTCATTGATTCCTCTTAATAGAACTGATTGGTTTCCTAGAGGGATTCCTGCGTTAGCTAGTAATTCACAAGCTCTCTTAGCTTCTGGAGTTACTTCTTTTGGATGGTTAAAGTGAGTATTTAACCAGATTGGATGATATTTTTTAAGCATTTCTACAAGTTCTGGAGTTATTCTTTGAGGTAGAACAACTGGAGTTCTTGATCCGATTCTTACTATTTCAACATGAGGGATAGCTCTTAATTTGCTGATGATATATTCTAGAGTTTCATCAGATACTAGTAAAGCGTCTCCTCCTGATAATAATACGTCTCTTACTTGTGGAGTTTTAGCAATATATTCTATTGCTTTATCAATTCTTTCCATAGGCATTGCATTGTCGCTTGCTCCAGCAAATCTTCTACGAGTACAGTGTCTGCAATACATAGAACACATATCTGTTATTAGAAGAAGTACTCTATCTGGATATCTGTGAGTTAATCCTGGAACTGGTGAGTCTTCATCTTCGTGTAGAGGGTCAAGTAAATCTGCTTCTGATTTATGAACTTCTTTAACTGATGGAATAGCTTGCATTCTTACTGGACAGTGAGGATCATCTATATCCATTAGTGAGAAGTAGTATGGAGTGATTGCCATTCTTAAAGTTTCAAGAGTTTTCTTAACTCCTTCTTCTTCTTCAGCACTTAAGTTTATATATTTTTTTAAATCATCTAAAGTTTCAATTCTATTTCTTACTTGCCATTTCCAATCGTTCCATTCTGCGTCAGTTACGTTTGGGAAAAACTTTGCTCTATTGCTTACTGTGTTCATTTTATCATCTCCTCTTATTTATGGTGATTCCGTTTTAATTTCATAATTTCATTTTATTTTTAATTAAACATATAATTCGTTAAAGATTTCTCTTAAAACAGCACTTTCTCTTAATTCTTCAAGAGTAATTGCAGCGTGATCTTTAGTGTATCCGTTTCCTACGATCATAGTAACGTCTTTTCCTACTCCTTCAGCTCCTAGAGCAGCTTTTGTAAATCCAGTAGCCATTGAGAAGAAGTATACAATTCCTAGATCTTTAACTGGAAGGATTGTTGACATTTCTGTATTTGCTACGTTTACACAGTTGATAGCTACGTCTACTTCTTGTCCATCGTTAGCTTCTAGTATTGCATTTAGTACTTCGATAGGTTTAGTTGCGTCAGCTATAACAATTCTTACTTTATCGCTTACTCTTCTTAGTAAAGCAGCTTCTTTTTCATTTCTTACAAGTCCAATTACTTTTCCTGTAGGTCCTACTCTTTTAACTGCTTCATAAGCACATAGCATTCCTGATTTTCCTGCTGATCCTAAGATTGCTACTGATTGGCAAGGTCTTACTAATTTAGCAACTTGTGCTGGAGCTCCTGCTACGTCTAGAGCTGCTAGAGCTAGAGTTTCTGGCATATCTTCTGGTAATACTGCGTAGATTCCGCTTTCAAATAAGATAGCTTTTCCTTTGATTTCAACTCTGTCTATTTCAGGTTTAACATCAAGGATTTCATCTATTCTTAATGGAGTTAATGATAAAGAAACTAGAGTAGCTATTTTATCTCCAACTTTTAAGTTAGTTTTTCCTACTAAATCGTCTCCAATTTTTTCAATAGTTCCAATTAGCATTCCACCTGATCCAGTAACAGGGTTTTGCATTTTTCCTCTTTCTCCAACGATTTCTTTGATTTTAGCTTTGATTTTTTCTACATCGTGTCCTGCTTCTTCTTCAATTTGAGTGAATGATGCAGAGTCAACGTTTAGTGCAATTACATCTATTAAGATTTCGTTTGAATAAATTTCCATGTTGTTATCTATTTTTAAAGCTGGTTGAGGTAAAACTCCTTTTGGTTCTATTACTCTGTGAGTTCCGTATTTACATCCTTTTATCATTTGATTCTCCTCCTTAATTTAAATTAATTTTAAAGAACTTTTACAATATTTCAATTGACAGGTTGTTATATTGTTTCTATTCCGATTAAAATTTAATTTTCTTCATTAATATATGTTTAAGTTTTAAATTAAGCTAATCCTAGTATTTTTCTTGCTTCTGCTGGAGTTGCAATTTCTCTTCCAAGTTCTTTAGCAAGTCTTACAACTTTTTCAACTAGTTCTCCATTTGATTTAGCAAGAACACCTTTTTCTATATAAACGTTATCTTCAAATCCTACTCTTACATGTCCTCCCATAGTAATTGCAAGAGCTGCCATTGGGAATTCATGTCTTCCTATTCCTGCAACTGTCCAAGTTGAACCTGCTGGAATGCTTTCACTGATGAAAACAAGATCTCTTGCACTTGCAGTCATTTGTACACCTAGTACAAAGTCAAAGTGCATTGGATATTTAATGTATCCTTGTTTTGCATATTTTATTGCATAATCTACCATTCCTTTGTCAAATACTTCAATTTCAGGTTTTACTCCTCTTTCTATCATTATTTTTCCAAAGTTTTTGATAGTATTTTCTGTATTTGTGAATACTTCATCTCCTCCAAAGTTACAAGTTCCACAATCTAGAGTTGCCATTTCTGGTCCTAATTCTGTAGGTTGTAATCTTTCAAGGTCAGTCATTCCAACTGCTCCTCCAGTAGATGGTTGAATTATTGCATCAGGACATTTTTCTTTGATAGCATCTATACAAGCTTTAAATCTTTCTTTAGATTGTGTAGGAGTTCCATCATCTTCTCTTACATGAAGGTGAATTATTGACGCTCCTGCTTTATAAGCTGATTCAGCTTCTCTTACTATCTCTTCAACAGTATAAGGTACTGCTGGGTTTTGTTCTTTAGTTACCTCAGCTCCACAAATAGCTGCTGTAATTATTAATTTTTCCATTTCTTTCTCCTTTCACAATATTTCTAATTTTTCACTTTTCAATTATTTTTTTCTTTGTTTATCTTTAGGAGTTACACAAGTTCCACTTGCTCTACATACAACTATTGGTTCAGCTAATACATCAGCTGCTGAGTCATTAATATCTGGTCTAGGAACAATTACTTTTCTTGCTTCAAAAACCATTTTTCTTGAACTATTTCCAGTACTTACGATTTCTCCAACTGCTTCAATAAAGTCTCCAGCAAAAACTGGTGCCATAAATTCTACATTGTCATAAGCTTTGAATAATCCTTCGTCTCCGTCCATTTGAATTAGAAGTTCTGTTGCAACGTCTCCAAATAATTGAAGCATTCTTGCACCGTCAACAAGATTTCCTCCATAATGTGCATCATGTGAACTCATTCTCATTCTGATCATTGATTTCATATTAATTTCCTCCTATCACTAATTTTAATTTTCAAAAAAACAAAAAGATGCATGTATTAAATAGACATAGTTAAACTGTAAGCATGACTTATTTCTAAAATCTTCAAGTCAAAATAGCTCTCCACAATCAAATTGTGACAGTTGTTACATTTTTATGTAACCCCCAAAGAAAAAGATCTACAAGCCCTCTTTTTCTTTTCGGCAACTATGTCCTTCGTATGAAGCATTGAGCGCTTTTTCTCTTAGCATCTCCATACTACCCCCATAAATGCACCTCTATTTTTATAATCAATAGTAATATTTAGTTGTCTCTTGCGCTATGCCATTCTTTTTTATAAAGAAAAATATTTATATAATATATATAAACTTTTTCTAAAAAAGCAACACATTTCTTTCAATATAAGTATACTTTGACTTTTTTTAAAAGTCAATAGAATTTTTAAAATTTTTTTATTTTTCTATTTTTTATAAAATATTATTCTCAATTTAAAGGATTTTTCAAAGTTTCATAGTATATTTTATAATCATAAAGATATATATTAAAACAACTTTTTTAAAAAAAGGAGGAAAAATGAATACTGATTACAATTCAATTTCTATTTTTAAAAATATAATAGAAACTCCCTTGTTCAGTGCTCTCTCAACTAAAGAAGCTGAAGAGATATTAACATATTTAGAAATTCTTGAATATAAAAAAGCTGATATTATCTTTGAACAAGATGGCTCACCAAACAGTATATATTTAATTTTAGATGGAGCTGTTGACCTTATTCGAAAAAAAGAAAAAAGTCACTTTAAAATAAAAAGTTTTTCTAGTGGAGATTGTTTTGGGGAAACAGATCTTCTTGGAATTTTACCAAATGTGGCTTCTGCTGTAGTTATTAAAGATAGTATAATTTTAAAATTATCAAAAAGTTCCTTCCATAAGCTATCTAAAAATAATTTAACTCTCTTTAATAAGTTTCTTTT is a genomic window containing:
- a CDS encoding L-erythro-3,5-diaminohexanoate dehydrogenase; its protein translation is MIKGCKYGTHRVIEPKGVLPQPALKIDNNMEIYSNEILIDVIALNVDSASFTQIEEEAGHDVEKIKAKIKEIVGERGKMQNPVTGSGGMLIGTIEKIGDDLVGKTNLKVGDKIATLVSLSLTPLRIDEILDVKPEIDRVEIKGKAILFESGIYAVLPEDMPETLALAALDVAGAPAQVAKLVRPCQSVAILGSAGKSGMLCAYEAVKRVGPTGKVIGLVRNEKEAALLRRVSDKVRIVIADATKPIEVLNAILEANDGQEVDVAINCVNVANTEMSTILPVKDLGIVYFFSMATGFTKAALGAEGVGKDVTMIVGNGYTKDHAAITLEELRESAVLREIFNELYV
- a CDS encoding 3-aminobutyryl-CoA ammonia lyase, which translates into the protein MKSMIRMRMSSHDAHYGGNLVDGARMLQLFGDVATELLIQMDGDEGLFKAYDNVEFMAPVFAGDFIEAVGEIVSTGNSSRKMVFEARKVIVPRPDINDSAADVLAEPIVVCRASGTCVTPKDKQRKK
- a CDS encoding cyclic nucleotide-binding domain-containing protein; amino-acid sequence: MNTDYNSISIFKNIIETPLFSALSTKEAEEILTYLEILEYKKADIIFEQDGSPNSIYLILDGAVDLIRKKEKSHFKIKSFSSGDCFGETDLLGILPNVASAVVIKDSIILKLSKSSFHKLSKNNLTLFNKFLFNITREICRRLHNVDLLLTEILDENNNLKNNH
- a CDS encoding 3-keto-5-aminohexanoate cleavage protein, encoding MEKLIITAAICGAEVTKEQNPAVPYTVEEIVREAESAYKAGASIIHLHVREDDGTPTQSKERFKACIDAIKEKCPDAIIQPSTGGAVGMTDLERLQPTELGPEMATLDCGTCNFGGDEVFTNTENTIKNFGKIMIERGVKPEIEVFDKGMVDYAIKYAKQGYIKYPMHFDFVLGVQMTASARDLVFISESIPAGSTWTVAGIGRHEFPMAALAITMGGHVRVGFEDNVYIEKGVLAKSNGELVEKVVRLAKELGREIATPAEARKILGLA
- the ablA gene encoding lysine 2,3-aminomutase → MNTVSNRAKFFPNVTDAEWNDWKWQVRNRIETLDDLKKYINLSAEEEEGVKKTLETLRMAITPYYFSLMDIDDPHCPVRMQAIPSVKEVHKSEADLLDPLHEDEDSPVPGLTHRYPDRVLLLITDMCSMYCRHCTRRRFAGASDNAMPMERIDKAIEYIAKTPQVRDVLLSGGDALLVSDETLEYIISKLRAIPHVEIVRIGSRTPVVLPQRITPELVEMLKKYHPIWLNTHFNHPKEVTPEAKRACELLANAGIPLGNQSVLLRGINDCVHVMKRLVHELVKMRVRPYYIYQCDLSMGLEHFRTPVSKGIEIIEGLRGHTSGYAVPTFVVDAPGGGGKTPVMPQYVISQAPHKVVLRNFEGVITTYTEPEEYHQDCHCEDCKAHKMNTGVSKLLSGGAMAIEPKELDRHKRNEK